The following DNA comes from Rosa rugosa chromosome 5, drRosRugo1.1, whole genome shotgun sequence.
TAGGTAATGTGGAGTCAAGTAAATCTTGTTCCTTCATGTAATCATATATGACCCTCCACTGATTTTTCAAAGGTGATGTGCCGAAAAAGTTGTATAAGAGGACATCCTATAAAGATGATAGATAAATGTTAGGACTGGATATTTCAACATCAAACAAAATCTGCAGCATAACAATCATTTTTCTGATGTAAAACCAGAATATAAATGTACAAGAGTACATCCTAGAGAGAGGGATACATAAATGTTAGAATGAATTCAAAAATAGACTTCAAACATAGTCAAGATTGAATGGACTGGATAATTCATAATTGATCATTTTCTGATGTGTAGTTAGAATTCATCTGGAAAATGTGGCAACAGAGAAAATcaatatacaaatatatatcaaTCCATGACTTGACTTGAATCAATCTCAGTAACTTTGTCAGCAATTAAAGTGAATAAGTGAATACAGATTGTAATTACCTGAAACTCAAGGCCCTTACACTCCACTATGGTTAGGACAAGAGCATGCTTCCCTACAAATTTGGATATTTCTCGTCGAGCACCATCATCTCGCACCAAAATCACCTGCTCTGCACCAAAGCCAACTATATTTCCACTGTTACCAAAAATTTTCATGATTGCATTTTCGTTTTCCCCAGATTCAAGCAAAACTGGAGCTTCCCCATAAATCAGACTGGTTTCAGGTTTTAAAACATCAACAGAAAAGGGGAAAAACCGATACAGTAGTTCAACAATGCTTTGTGATAACTTCAATATACCGGCATGAGTACGGAAGTTTTGAGTCAACTGAAGTAATTCAGAGACGaggcctttttcttttctttcatcgtTGTTATTGCTTCTTGACTCCAATACAAACTTCTTGTAGAACAGATGTCGTATATCCTGAAACCTAAAGTCAATACCCCTTGCTATTGTTTGTGCTGTATCACCAGAAAAGACAAATCCCTCTTCAGTATTGTTGCACATGTGTTTAAACAAAGCAATTTGACTCATTGTGAGATCTTGAACCTCATCAATATAAACAAATTCCATCTGATCACCCTCATATTTTTCATGCTTGAGTCGACGGTGAAGATCAATTACAAAATCAGCCAGATCGAATTCACCATTTTCCATCTTCAACTTTTCATAAGCCTGAAAAACATCGTATATTGCTTCTCTCTTTTGCTTGCTCAAATTAGAACCCCGGCCCTCACACAGTTGAACATAATCCTCCCGGCTGAGTTTACCATCACATGCATCTATAGCTCCTAAGCCACCTTTTATATAAGAAATAATCTCTATAAAGACTCTTGAAACGTCATGCTTCTTTGTTATCTGAGTATTAAAACGGGGCCAATACAAAGAGCTAAACCTCTCATAATTAACTTCTTTCGTCCTTATCAAGCTCTGAAATGCGACTGATCTCGAACTCCTAAAATGGCCAACAGTAGCTGTCACATCAAGGAATCTTTCAAAGTATGAGTTACTCAATGTCCCATCGAGCATCATCAAAAACTTATGGAATGTAATAACAAGTGGGTAAGAACTCGGAGGAATATCATGAAATGAATCTTGGATATCCTTGAATTGGGTTTCCTCCTCATCAAAATCAGCCATATCAATTAAACCTCTTTCAGTTGAGTCAGTTGAGGTACCTCCGCTGCATGCAAAACTGTGGACATCAAAATTAGCAAATTAAACTTGGGCCTCTAGTACTTCAATGTATACAGAAGATTTAAATATCATTCGTTCGGACTAAGAAAGAGACTTCGCCATGAGCAAGAGAGATTAGTATCCTCGGTTACCATGTAGCGAGTCCTGAACTAGAATTTCCAAAATTCTATATGGTGCATTCATACTAGAATTTCCAGAAAAAAACAGTTTAGACTTTAAACTCACATGAAGTACGGTAGGTTGTTTAATTTACATGAAAAGTCATTATATCTGAGAGAAGGATAattattttaaaagaaaaaacaacaattaaaaactATATATAGTTTACTGTAACACCATAACCTTTTTGCAGCTAATAATAAAACGAGAAACATTTTTATTGCATGTTCTTTCCGAGAGTGGACAATGTAGTCTAATGATTCATATCATAACCCTAAATTCATATCAAAGTTAAAAGAGACAGAAAATGTTTTTTATGAATGGTCCACTCACCTTTTCAAGTGTGAAACATGTCGCTTGATGGCAAAACATAGCTTAGGACTCACTGTCACAAAAAGCTGGCGCAGAACTTTCCCTTCAGTAGCTGCAGAACTCGGCTCAACCTTGCTAGTATTTTGACTACTATAGTATCCTTGGACCGCAAATTGGTGCCATTGTTCTTTTTGAAACAATTTCATGGTTAAAACTGTGGTTTTCCCAGTTCCTGACCGTCCCACTATAAAGGAACTTCTACGATAAAGGATAATCTCCATCTCTTCGTCTGTAACTTCAAATGGAAGATCCAGTTCTCTACCCTCACGGTCTGACAGCAAGTGGTTTACTACCCCAGATGATAAGGAATAAAATTTCATCAGCAACAAACTCTCGCTAACCTGTGAATTCTCAACATAGCTTCTACAATCAGAAGTGTCACCAACTAAATCACTCTGAGCTTCACTGATGCTAAGATCCTTAAACCGGGAAAATTCCAAAGACGACCAGCTTTTTGGAACCTCTAGATCACTGGATACAAAtgacaaacaaagaaaaccaataaCTAGTTAGAACTATAGAAAGATGGACTCATTATTATTAAATTTAAAGGCATGTTAACAAAAACTAGATGCTTAAACAACATACCCATCGAGACACTTCTGCTTGCAAAGATTAATAAAGTTATCAGTATATCTGTTGAAAATACTATCCAGGCGGTTTATCAACTTTGGGATATCCTCTAGAGGTAATAAGTCCCAGATCTTTAATACTTGAACGTACTCCTGGTTCTTTGCAATGTCATTAGTGCAAACAATGTATAGACCTTCAACCTTAAATTTCTTCAAGATCATGCAAGAGCTACCAGAAATTGTCTCAACATTTCGCTTCTTAGGTCTCCAACCACTGGAAAGCTTCAGTAGAAGATTTAGCACTGACTTCTTCAAGCGGACTGATGTCAGTTTCTTGAATGACTTCAGAAAGTTATCACTGAAAAGTACCTGAAGATAATGTACAAACCAAATAATCCCATTAAAGCAAAAATATTGAAAAGTTCATTAGTATAAGTtcttcgaaaaaaaaaagaaaaaagatatgtatatatacatgtatattgAAACAGATGCCAAGATCTTTACCTTCCATCTAGCACTTCTAAAAAGTACACTGTCGGCATTGAGCAAATCATCAAATTGGTCAAACTCTTTCTTTACCTCTAATATGGCCTTGGCTAAATCCTTGTCTTCATCGGCATTAAAGAAGCATTGACGACCTTTGGCATCAAGGACCAAGGCCTTCCAAACAGATTCACTATCGGAAAGAGTTCTTTCATTGCCCAAAATCCACAAACAGTGCCTGAAGTCATCAGAGGCTCAGTAGACATTTCCACCAAACTTATAAACAAGAAGGAAAAAGCACAAAAGTTGAAGTAAAACAATACCTAGCCCTTGTAATAGAGACATTAACTCTTTGCAATTTTGAAATGAATTCAAGTGATTGCTGGCTGTTGGATCGTACAGTGGACATTATAATTATATCCTCTTCCCCACCTTGGAACCCATCAACTGTTTTTACCTTCACTACAAAGCCATCAAGCCTATCATACTTCTCACCCACTCTGTCCTTAATTGCGACTACTTGAGCGGCATAGGGAGATACTATACCAATACTGAGTCTCTGTTTTGATTTAACCCATTCTGTATACATAGAGAAAGCCAAAAGAGTATCAAAATAACAAAATACGAGCACAACAGCACAAGACTTTGGCATGTTTGGTGGTTTAAATTTGTAACCCTAAGGACATACTTCTTGGGTCAAAACTAAAGCAATGGAGACTTACATGAGAAGTGCTGAATCAAATTGCAAACAGATTTAAACAAAAATGAATCAGCCATACAATGCCAGTTATGTGGTAGcagaaagaagaaacaataCATTTGTTGCAGTTCAAGTCAGTATTCTTTAGTGAATAAGGTAATGTAAAGCATCAATTTGGAAATCCCGATGATTAAAATATGGAGATGAGAACATGAAGAAGAATCTCCTGCTAGACATACCTTTGTACAGATTCCGCAGTATCTTTGAAACAATAGCAACCTCCACCATATTTTTCCGACTATGTCCATCCTCATCTTTCTCCTCTCTTCCACCAATCACATTTATAAAAGAATAAGGACCAAACATTGCTCCTGGAAGATAGTGCTTCTCATAGCTTCTTCGTTTTACATTTGGAGCATCCAGGATCAAGTTATAATAGAAATTTGAATTTGGGAATAAACTTATTGATGGATGCATTCTGTATTGCATATTTAAAAGATGTTTTGAATGACCCATTAAGCTCAACCTCTCAAATAAGCTTCTTGCAAAACCAGCTTCATCAGAAACCTATAGAAGATACGAAAGCAGATTTTGCAATAAGAAAGAAGTACAATATCAAATtatgagaagagaaggaaagaaTATGTGTCTATGTAGCGTCAACGTACTTTGCTTTTTACCGTAGCTGATAACTGACATTCATCACCAACAAGAACAGCATGCTTCACACCTCGAAGTTGCAGAGGTATTGTGGACTCACACTCTTTTAGCTGTGCAGCCTCGTCAATAACAACAATGCTTAGTGGTTCCATTGCCACTCTATGCAGCTTATACGAACTAGATGCAGTGCAAAATATAAGGGATGCTCTTTGAAAACAGAACTCCCGGATAGATTCCTCATTCGTAATATTTGGAAGTCTTAGTTGACTAAGAGAATCCCGTAGAGTGCGTAAAGCTGAAAGGCAATCCCTTCTCATCATACAAAGATCAAAAGAGTTGCCTACAAACGACTCAGACACATCTTCAACATCCAAATGAGAAAAGAGTTCTTCCAACATTTCCGAAACAACATTATCTTGAGACAACAGTAACTCAAAGGAATCAACTAACCGGATAAGCGAAACCAAGTCTTGGAAATTGTCTACCGAAATATAATTTTTCCCTACATGGGTACAGAACACAGAAATGCAATTTCTTAACGGTGTTGCAGTAGACGCAAATCTACCTCTCAAAAATTGAACAAATGTTTTGCACTTCCCCTTTTTAACTTGCGCACCTCTTCTGCAATCTTTATCTTTCGTTTCACTAACATTCATTTGTTCTGTCTCTTTCGTGAACTCATTTTCCAAGAAAATATGGTAATCAGAAAAACAATCCTCAAGTAAACCTATCATGGAAGCAAAGCAATGCCTCCAACCAGTCCTTGGCCCCAAACAATCTACAAGCCTTTTGACACGGTAGTCCATATAAATTTCTTCAATCTCTGAACCAATTTTCAGTCGCTCCTTATTCCCAAATAGAAGAATCTCTCCGaaagaacaaaacaaatcatttggCTCTGCTTTACGCACCATCTTCACAAGACGAGAAGCAACTTCAGCTATTGCAACATTTGTTGGAGCACAAATAAGAGTCCTACAATTCATCTGTAGCAGGGTTGAAAGCAGAGTAACtgtggtttttgtttttccaGTACCAGGAGGACCCCAGATAAGTTCCACAGCAGACTTTTCACCAGAATGCAGCATTTCAAGGCAGGCCAACACTGCCCCAGTTTGGGATTCATTCAATCCAGATGATAGACTCTCAACTATACTCTGATTCCAGATGTCATTATTCCTTTCAGAGCAGAAATCTTTCTGAACCTAATACCAAGCATAGCATATTCAGTCAGTTCCAACAATAAATGTCAGGTTTTAATCCAAATACAAAAGTTCTCCCAATTCAAAATCAAATGGTATAATTAGATGGGAGAGATACATGGCTAAAGAAAGTCAAAACATGTTGCATCAGTCCCTAAATCCTAACAGGAAGACATTGAGTCAGAATTTTTAGGGAATTATTTTAATAATTATGAAAACCTACTGATTCATGACAAGGTCCGATATTAGGGAATGTAAATGTAGCTCTATCAACTAAACAAAACCTACATTATTCAGTACGGTTTAAATTCACGaagaaaactaaacaaaaccTTCATTACCATAGATTCAGGGCATAGAACTTCGTTGATAATCTTCAGATTTCTGGACATGTGCAACGCTTTCCAAATTCTTCCTTCAGGGATTAAATTCACCAAGAAAACTATAAAAAGTGATGTCCTGCTATTTTCAACTTCAAACTCTTTTGATGCCTTGACTTTAAAATAAAGAGAGGTACTGTCATCTTCATTCTCACTTTCTGAGACATTAGTGGCTGATGCAAAAGCCCATGACCTCCCTACTCTTTGTAAATCAAAAACAGTTTCAGGTTTAGCATCAGCTAAAACAAAAAGATCACCGGGCAAAGTTTTATATGGCTCCTTGCCACTATCACTGAACCTGTTTCGCCAGTAATCAACCTTGACATCATATAGCTTTGTTCCATATGGCTTGGCTTCTTCAAAACCCACTACTTCAGCAAATGGTGCTCTATTAAGAGTTTCCATACTTGAATGCACTTCTGCTCGGGTTTCTTCCAGCAAAGGATATATATAAGACCCAAAGTAATGCTCAGCCGATTGAAATGATTCAGGAATCTTTTTCACCTAGAAAAGTAAAGGCTCAGAATGAGTACTTTTCAAACAACACATAATGATATCATAAAAGTTAAGAGTTAGTATACTTTAAAAAGAATACTACAATGTGATTGAAAATTAAGTCAATCTGTTCCTAGAATGTTGCTGTGGGTGTGTTGAATGTCGCGACGTACACCAaaagggtcttaggcgtcaagatgttcAGGACATTGGTTCCATTTTTGGGCAGTGTAGGATTAGGGAGTTTTTTCAattctgcattttctttttcagcagttcctttaggattttagttttcaagtatggatttcttttggatttagtACTCTTCGTGAGCttgcattgtaatatgaggggtgcctgtacccttcatgcttgaccgagtgaggtcgtcatgatttcgatcaatggattagtcttccgttgccctaaaaaaaaaaatatatatatatatatatatatatgccattTTCTATTAGGGCCATTTTGTTCCTGGGTAACGCTTTTCTTTTAAGAGCACAATTACATTAAaaagtgaagaaaaaaaaatgtgctaATTAAAAAGCAACCTGCTTTCATCGGCAACAAGATGCAAGACGAAACCCGGTATCATATTAATAACTTTTCCTTTTGTGGGTCTTCCCCACTAATACATTACCAAAAGGAAAGCTGCAATACCAAACTCAACAACATTTGAAGAAACAGAGAATCCAGAATAATGACAATAGAACATAATAATCACATAAAGCAACAACCTTTCTTAACAAAAACAAGATAAGATCTATACTATTAAAAGTGGAAGCAAATACCTTGTCTTTGTAAAGATCCTCATTGAAAATGTTCTCCAGGGACCAAGAAAACACAGTATCAGTGAAAGGGTCGGGCTTGATCTTTTTCTTGCCTGAAACCTCCATGATCTCCACCAAAGACTCTTGCTTTTCTTCTCTGCCTTCTTCAACACAGAGCCTATGATTATGAACCGTTTCACAGAAAACCCACTTCTTAGATTTTGCAAAAGATGAGAGCTTTGCACAAAGAAAAGAGACAAGTCTAGGAATCTATAATAGGATGATCACTGCATGCAATGCTATAGTACAAGTgattccaaaaccaaaatgcTTTTGGATTAGAGCTTTGATCAAAGCACAAGTGATTCCAAAAACCttttaaaagaaagaagagagtgAATGGTGACAATAAAGGCCTGTACTTTCTACTTAGATGCGAAGTTCTTCTCGTCAATTGGCTGGTCCGTACTCTCAACTCTCTCCACTTGACCATTGACCTCAAAAGGTCttctttcttggttttaaaaAACACAAAGTTCACTCGGATAAGTCTTCTCTTTCATTTTTCTCCAAGAAAAATATTGGGAACCGGGACAGACTTTCCTGaaaaaatcactgttcatagtAGGAAAAAGCAATCTGCTACTTTTGTATCTAGAAGACTAGAAGACTTC
Coding sequences within:
- the LOC133708840 gene encoding uncharacterized protein LOC133708840, which translates into the protein MEVSGKKKIKPDPFTDTVFSWSLENIFNEDLYKDKVKKIPESFQSAEHYFGSYIYPLLEETRAEVHSSMETLNRAPFAEVVGFEEAKPYGTKLYDVKVDYWRNRFSDSGKEPYKTLPGDLFVLADAKPETVFDLQRVGRSWAFASATNVSESENEDDSTSLYFKVKASKEFEVENSRTSLFIVFLVNLIPEGRIWKALHMSRNLKIINEVLCPESMVQKDFCSERNNDIWNQSIVESLSSGLNESQTGAVLACLEMLHSGEKSAVELIWGPPGTGKTKTTVTLLSTLLQMNCRTLICAPTNVAIAEVASRLVKMVRKAEPNDLFCSFGEILLFGNKERLKIGSEIEEIYMDYRVKRLVDCLGPRTGWRHCFASMIGLLEDCFSDYHIFLENEFTKETEQMNVSETKDKDCRRGAQVKKGKCKTFVQFLRGRFASTATPLRNCISVFCTHVGKNYISVDNFQDLVSLIRLVDSFELLLSQDNVVSEMLEELFSHLDVEDVSESFVGNSFDLCMMRRDCLSALRTLRDSLSQLRLPNITNEESIREFCFQRASLIFCTASSSYKLHRVAMEPLSIVVIDEAAQLKECESTIPLQLRGVKHAVLVGDECQLSATVKSKVSDEAGFARSLFERLSLMGHSKHLLNMQYRMHPSISLFPNSNFYYNLILDAPNVKRRSYEKHYLPGAMFGPYSFINVIGGREEKDEDGHSRKNMVEVAIVSKILRNLYKEWVKSKQRLSIGIVSPYAAQVVAIKDRVGEKYDRLDGFVVKVKTVDGFQGGEEDIIIMSTVRSNSQQSLEFISKLQRVNVSITRARHCLWILGNERTLSDSESVWKALVLDAKGRQCFFNADEDKDLAKAILEVKKEFDQFDDLLNADSVLFRSARWKVLFSDNFLKSFKKLTSVRLKKSVLNLLLKLSSGWRPKKRNVETISGSSCMILKKFKVEGLYIVCTNDIAKNQEYVQVLKIWDLLPLEDIPKLINRLDSIFNRYTDNFINLCKQKCLDGDLEVPKSWSSLEFSRFKDLSISEAQSDLVGDTSDCRSYVENSQVSESLLLMKFYSLSSGVVNHLLSDREGRELDLPFEVTDEEMEIILYRRSSFIVGRSGTGKTTVLTMKLFQKEQWHQFAVQGYYSSQNTSKVEPSSAATEGKVLRQLFVTVSPKLCFAIKRHVSHLKSFACSGGTSTDSTERGLIDMADFDEEETQFKDIQDSFHDIPPSSYPLVITFHKFLMMLDGTLSNSYFERFLDVTATVGHFRSSRSVAFQSLIRTKEVNYERFSSLYWPRFNTQITKKHDVSRVFIEIISYIKGGLGAIDACDGKLSREDYVQLCEGRGSNLSKQKREAIYDVFQAYEKLKMENGEFDLADFVIDLHRRLKHEKYEGDQMEFVYIDEVQDLTMSQIALFKHMCNNTEEGFVFSGDTAQTIARGIDFRFQDIRHLFYKKFVLESRSNNNDERKEKGLVSELLQLTQNFRTHAGILKLSQSIVELLYRFFPFSVDVLKPETSLIYGEAPVLLESGENENAIMKIFGNSGNIVGFGAEQVILVRDDGARREISKFVGKHALVLTIVECKGLEFQDVLLYNFFGTSPLKNQWRVIYDYMKEQDLLDSTLPKRFPSFSESKHNILCSELKQLYVAVTRTRQRLWICENVEDLSKPMFDYWKKKCLVQQRQLDDSLAQAMQVASSPEEWKSRGIKLYHEHNYEMATMCFERAGDTYWERRSKASGLKAIADRMRTSNPEEAKLILREAAEIFDAIGKADSAARCFSDLGEYERAARIYLEKCGDSELQRAAECFSLAGCFEDAADVYAKGNFFAECLTVCTNGKLFEMGLQYINYWKQHAVEDCAKASRGEGIYKMEQEFLESCALHYHKLKDNRLMMKFVKAFNSIILMRDFLKSLGSLDELLSLEEEFGNYLEAANIAQLKGEILLESDYLGKAGKFKEASLHILFYVISKSLWSSGSKGWPMKKLPQQEELLTKAKSFAKNVKDNVYELVCAESEILLNGQDNLAVLKHQMEASERLESIRGEVLSARKILDAHLSPRTDKYLWEKELIGDLVKHSKDKISRNQVSIDSLVYYWNFWKEKILHIIESVGCVETPEYNSYVELCFTCLGVWRLYHNLNPIYVLLVPDADWVRGLDKRHLKSYGKLVSIDVHQLIPAAQYYWSSELLSVGIKVLEKLEALFKFPLKNSDSTFFQCRALTLIFDVARNLLDSKCLKPRHQDYLTLQKLVTFSTGDYVAYIFPLDWRISLRQNMISLRRTDASKNVLNQVIVEYTRSKKELSYGQIGRIAMIILGSGKLLNTELSVQLVKKLECNILWKAFIENLCASIGPGHTRQEPIEVSVMCRLHEALVETYSVNWRKISDYISPGCFLYLVERLLFSASCFQGFVITTSSCFVEWLIYQDEDTSLRSIVTGGLPSLGTILPFVISVVRDCIFKKKDMIEWIEKSDGDWRKYYQPLMLRLVTVLCLINLNFRLCLDIIHDLLGRNFITELLPWEFYDALRRRRKPNSLILNVNVLAGALKKIDNTLVIASFGADCSRFYCSDAIFVDMTANQCKDDILRKWFPKPPVIQVAQHQVGSVEEGRSSRSPVLSATDSEEGKSSKLVPSDSSLVKETAVAADKQCEAEDGRSKDEGNCISNASDQQCPGPNLEQHDAKDSHTKGEENNASTESNASDQQSPGPNLEQHDAEDSHTKGEENNASTESNPTCEQVGGTSTPSGSKETGSKAKNKTKGKNKKNKKKGGKK